A region of Hoplias malabaricus isolate fHopMal1 chromosome 12, fHopMal1.hap1, whole genome shotgun sequence DNA encodes the following proteins:
- the mnx2a gene encoding motor neuron and pancreas homeobox 2a: MDKSRSFRIEALLAEECRMVGDSEVGLCALEPPGVSPQPRGAVVVKPGLLSLSPPLGGLYPLAHPHAPLPQPHPEHLRAAVLAGHFHLEPWIRASALLPTLTHFTGAPQPGLMGKCRRPRTAFTSQQLLELENQFKLNKYLSRPKRFEVATSLMLTETQVKIWFQNRRMKWKRSRKAKEQAAHLEGEGGQIGKRASKAGDVRRCNTLDDDEELVGEEEEEEDEGFGGTLTGMGLSRSSDFAQHGSELSYSSHSSYSDDDLEEIGVDRKTGAGL, translated from the exons ATGGACAAGTCGCGGAGTTTCCGTATCGAGGCTCTACTGGCGGAGGAGTGCCGGATGGTTGGCGATAGTGAGGTAGGACTCTGCGCCCTGGAGCCCCCCGGTGTGTCTCCGCAGCCCCGCGGCGCTGTGGTGGTCAAGCCAGGGCTTCTGAGCCTCTCTCCGCCGCTCGGGGGTCTCTATCCTCTCGCGCATCCGCACGCGCCCCTCCCGCAGCCTCACCCCGAGCACTTGCGTGCCGCAGTGCTGGCGGGACATTTCCACCTGGAGCCGTGGATCCGCGCCTCGGCGCTGCTTCCAACTCTCACACACTTCACCG GTGCACCTCAGCCCGGCCTGATGGGAAAGTGTCGCAGACCTCGCACAGCTTTCACCAGCCAGCAGCTCCTGGAGCTGGAAAACCAGTTCAAGCTGAACAAGTACCTGTCTAGACCCAAACGCTTCGAAGTGGCCACCTCGCTAATGCTGACAGAAACACAG GTGAAGATCTGGTTCCAGAACCGACGCATGAAATGGAAGCGCAGTCGTAAAGCCAAAGAGCAGGCTGCCCATCTTGAAGGTGAAGGTGGGCAGATAGGCAAGCGGGCCAGCAAGGCTGGAGATGTTCGGCGCTGCAACACACTGGACGATGATGAGGAGCTGGTaggagaggaggaagaagaggaggatgaaggcTTTGGAGGTACCCTAACAGGGATGGGGCTGTCTCGCTCTTCAGACTTTGCCCAACATGGCTCAGAGCTAAGCTACAGCTCTCACAGTTCCTACTCAGATGATGACCTGGAAGAGATTGGAGTAGACAGGAAGACTGGAGCGGGGCTCTGA